Proteins encoded by one window of Streptomyces sp. LX-29:
- a CDS encoding ATP-dependent Clp protease proteolytic subunit, producing MNPNTAAHAADRLPRAEARYVVPRFVERTAHGTREYDPYAKLFEERIIFLGAPIDDASANDVMAQLVCLESMDPDRDIALYINSPGGSFTALTAIYDTMQYVKPDIQTVCLGQAASGAAVLLAAGTPGKRMALPNARILIHQPYTELGRAQVSDLEIQAAEILRMRDQLEELLSKHSNAPLEKVREDIERDKILTAQEALEYGIVDQVVVPRNNQLG from the coding sequence GTGAATCCGAACACCGCCGCCCACGCCGCCGACCGACTGCCCCGCGCCGAGGCGCGCTATGTGGTGCCGCGATTCGTCGAGCGCACCGCTCACGGGACCCGTGAATACGACCCGTACGCCAAGCTTTTCGAGGAGCGCATCATCTTCCTGGGCGCGCCGATCGACGACGCGTCGGCGAATGACGTCATGGCGCAGTTGGTGTGCCTGGAGTCGATGGACCCGGACCGGGACATCGCCCTCTACATCAACAGCCCGGGCGGCTCGTTCACTGCGCTGACGGCCATTTACGACACCATGCAGTACGTGAAGCCCGACATTCAGACGGTGTGTCTCGGGCAGGCCGCTTCGGGTGCCGCCGTGCTGCTGGCGGCGGGTACTCCGGGAAAGCGTATGGCGCTGCCCAACGCCCGGATCCTCATTCACCAGCCGTACACCGAACTGGGGCGCGCCCAGGTCTCGGACCTGGAAATTCAGGCCGCGGAGATCCTGCGGATGCGGGACCAGCTGGAAGAGCTCCTCTCCAAGCATTCCAACGCGCCGCTCGAGAAGGTCCGCGAGGACATCGAGCGCGACAAGATCCTGACCGCCCAGGAAGCCCTGGAGTACGGAATCGTGGACCAGGTCGTCGTGCCCCGCAACAACCAGCTGGGCTAA
- a CDS encoding type II toxin-antitoxin system Phd/YefM family antitoxin, which yields MAYEIPVTQARSELAELINRVVYGGERVVVTRHGKPLVALVSAAELERLESAEQEAPEQVIETVSVVSDVPPTPAEPLQFGLVAEYQRPYGNYGSY from the coding sequence ATGGCCTATGAGATTCCGGTGACGCAAGCCAGGTCCGAGCTGGCGGAGCTCATCAACCGCGTGGTGTACGGCGGCGAACGCGTCGTGGTGACCCGGCACGGCAAGCCGCTCGTCGCCCTCGTGTCCGCCGCGGAGCTGGAGCGGCTCGAATCCGCCGAACAGGAGGCTCCGGAGCAGGTGATCGAGACCGTGTCCGTCGTGTCGGACGTCCCGCCCACCCCCGCCGAGCCGCTCCAGTTCGGCCTCGTCGCCGAGTACCAGAGGCCCTACGGGAACTACGGGTCGTACTGA
- a CDS encoding FAD/NAD(P)-binding protein: MSRRPRVICLVGAGPRGLSVLERLCAQERTAGAAAVPLTVHVVDPYPPGAGAVWRTDQSRRLLMNTVSSQITVFTDHTSRIDGPIEPGPSLHAWASAGPEEEGPARAEARGLGPDDYPTRALYGAYLRAVFRRVVRGAPAHVTVETHRSRAVELTEDRPGGAQSVRLADGRRLTGLDAVVLAQGHVPVHPRPEERRTAGLARDLGLTYLAPGNPADADLKAIGPGEPVLLRGLGLNFFDYQALLTEGRGGAFARVGERLVYHPSGREPRLYASSRRGIPYHARGRNEKGVAERHLPRLLTPELIARLRERTEKGEPVRFGAELWPLIAVEVEAVYYGTLLQARGRGAERAEFTRRFLDAADAAERAAVLDAYGIAAADRWDWGRLSRPTDGRRFADRDDFRRWLLEHLARDVAAARAGNVGGPLKAALDVLRDLRNEVRQLVDHGGLEGGSYRDELAGWYTPLNAYLSIGPPASRIEEMIALIEAGVLELTGPGTEIRVDTARPAFVATSERVPGPPVRCSALIEARLHEPDLRRTADPLLLRLVRAGAAVPYRIGSTDGGSWETGGLAVTERPYRLVEADGRAHPRRFAYGVPTEYVHWVTAAGIRPGVDSVTLGDSDAIARAIRQLPSPEGESETPVTDSLGVNA, translated from the coding sequence ATGAGCAGAAGACCCAGGGTGATATGCCTGGTGGGGGCCGGGCCGCGGGGGCTGTCGGTCCTGGAGCGGCTGTGTGCCCAGGAACGGACCGCGGGCGCGGCGGCGGTCCCGTTGACCGTCCACGTCGTGGACCCGTACCCGCCGGGCGCCGGCGCCGTCTGGCGCACCGACCAGTCCCGCCGGCTGCTGATGAACACCGTTTCCTCGCAGATCACGGTCTTCACCGACCACACCTCGCGGATCGACGGGCCGATCGAACCCGGCCCCAGTCTCCACGCGTGGGCCTCCGCCGGGCCCGAGGAGGAGGGGCCGGCCCGCGCCGAGGCGCGCGGGCTGGGCCCCGACGACTACCCCACCCGCGCGCTCTACGGCGCCTATCTGCGGGCCGTGTTCCGGCGCGTGGTGCGGGGCGCCCCCGCCCATGTCACCGTCGAGACGCACCGCTCGCGCGCCGTCGAGCTGACGGAGGACCGGCCCGGCGGCGCGCAGTCCGTGCGGCTCGCCGACGGGCGCCGGCTCACCGGTCTGGACGCCGTCGTGCTGGCGCAGGGCCATGTGCCGGTCCACCCGCGGCCCGAGGAGCGGCGCACCGCGGGCCTCGCCCGCGACCTGGGCCTCACCTACCTCGCCCCCGGCAACCCGGCCGACGCCGACCTGAAGGCCATCGGTCCCGGCGAGCCGGTGCTCCTCCGCGGCCTGGGGCTGAACTTCTTCGACTACCAGGCGCTGCTGACCGAGGGCCGGGGCGGTGCCTTCGCCCGCGTGGGGGAGCGGCTGGTCTACCACCCGTCGGGCCGCGAGCCGCGGCTGTACGCGAGCTCCCGGCGGGGCATCCCGTACCACGCCCGCGGCCGCAACGAGAAGGGCGTCGCCGAGCGGCACCTGCCGCGGCTGCTGACGCCCGAGCTGATCGCCCGGCTGCGCGAGCGGACCGAGAAGGGCGAGCCGGTGCGCTTCGGCGCCGAGCTGTGGCCGCTGATCGCCGTCGAGGTGGAGGCCGTCTACTACGGCACCCTCCTCCAGGCCCGCGGTCGGGGCGCCGAACGGGCGGAGTTCACCCGACGGTTCCTGGACGCGGCCGACGCCGCCGAGCGGGCCGCGGTGCTGGACGCGTACGGCATCGCGGCCGCCGACCGCTGGGACTGGGGTCGGCTCTCCCGCCCCACGGACGGCCGCCGGTTCGCCGACCGCGACGACTTCCGGCGCTGGCTGCTGGAGCACCTGGCGCGGGACGTGGCCGCGGCCCGGGCGGGCAACGTCGGCGGCCCACTGAAGGCCGCCCTGGACGTGCTGCGCGACCTCCGCAACGAGGTGCGGCAGCTGGTGGACCACGGCGGGCTGGAGGGCGGTTCGTACCGCGACGAGTTGGCCGGCTGGTACACCCCGCTCAACGCCTATCTCTCCATCGGCCCGCCGGCGTCGCGCATCGAGGAGATGATCGCGCTGATCGAGGCGGGGGTACTGGAGCTGACCGGCCCCGGAACCGAGATCCGGGTCGACACCGCGCGGCCGGCGTTCGTGGCCACGTCCGAGAGGGTGCCCGGCCCACCGGTGCGCTGCTCCGCGTTGATCGAGGCCCGGCTGCACGAACCGGACCTGCGCCGCACCGCGGATCCGCTGCTGCTGCGGCTGGTGCGCGCCGGAGCCGCGGTGCCGTACCGCATCGGGTCGACGGACGGGGGGAGTTGGGAGACCGGTGGGCTCGCGGTCACCGAGCGGCCCTACCGGCTGGTGGAGGCGGACGGCCGCGCCCATCCGCGCCGGTTCGCCTACGGCGTCCCCACCGAGTATGTCCACTGGGTGACCGCCGCCGGTATCCGTCCCGGCGTGGACTCCGTCACCCTGGGCGATTCGGACGCGATCGCGCGGGCGATCCGACAACTTCCCTCTCCTGAGGGGGAGTCGGAGACGCCCGTCACCGATTCCCTGGGAGTGAACGCATGA
- a CDS encoding thioesterase domain-containing protein, producing the protein MGGNLVRLRESSGRHALVFIHPASGSAASFRALQPHLGSDCSVYAFQASGIDPSAPRSIEGIAETYLAQFRAADADVTPIFVGWSFSGPVAVEMARLSEERGHAPAGVILLDSATHDILDGRTTDPVTEVGGLLGVDLSGTGATSVDELLDHAAEFIAVASETPGLTGADLRPFWDVYAWHQGIFDGGWQARPCAAPLLMIRARDETGWNAAPDCLGWSTVVGRPVPVAWAGGTHYSMMDEGRLADVARVIDQAVDDWAATPAPHGEPAASAGAGATAQR; encoded by the coding sequence GTGGGCGGGAACCTGGTCCGTCTCAGGGAGTCCAGCGGACGGCACGCGCTGGTCTTCATCCACCCGGCGAGCGGATCGGCGGCGTCGTTCCGTGCGCTGCAGCCGCACCTGGGCTCGGACTGCTCCGTGTACGCCTTCCAGGCGTCGGGCATCGACCCCTCCGCCCCCCGATCCATCGAGGGGATCGCGGAGACCTACCTCGCGCAGTTCCGCGCGGCCGACGCCGACGTGACGCCGATCTTCGTCGGCTGGTCCTTCAGCGGCCCGGTGGCCGTGGAGATGGCGCGACTCAGCGAGGAGCGGGGGCACGCTCCGGCGGGCGTCATCCTCCTGGACAGCGCGACCCACGACATCCTGGACGGCCGGACGACCGACCCGGTCACGGAGGTGGGCGGCCTCCTCGGGGTCGACCTCTCCGGCACGGGCGCCACCTCGGTCGACGAACTGCTCGACCACGCGGCGGAGTTCATCGCCGTGGCGAGCGAGACCCCCGGTCTGACCGGCGCGGACCTGCGTCCCTTCTGGGACGTCTACGCCTGGCATCAGGGGATCTTCGACGGGGGATGGCAGGCGCGGCCCTGTGCCGCGCCGCTGCTGATGATCAGGGCGCGCGACGAGACCGGCTGGAACGCGGCGCCGGACTGCCTCGGCTGGTCCACGGTCGTCGGGCGTCCGGTGCCCGTCGCGTGGGCCGGCGGCACGCACTACTCGATGATGGACGAGGGTCGGCTCGCCGACGTCGCCCGGGTGATCGACCAGGCCGTCGACGACTGGGCGGCGACACCGGCACCCCACGGCGAGCCGGCGGCCTCCGCCGGGGCCGGTGCCACGGCGCAGCGGTGA
- the pcaB gene encoding 3-carboxy-cis,cis-muconate cycloisomerase → MNSRADRTDAPVDAGLLSPVRAGTPVERVVDDEAWLAAMLDAEAALARAQARLGTVPPKAAETITEVARAGGLDVRALAVAARESANPVVALVRMFTEAVAAADPTAAEYVHRGSTSQDVFDTAAMLVARRAVRLIREDLRRTAHALARLAAEHRDTVMAGRTLALHAVPVTFGLKAAGWRQLVRDADDRLARVERDGLPVSLGGAAGTLAGYLEYARLDSAALPEGSEGAEGCGGFDPAGYAVRLADAFADETGLARPRLPWHALRTPIADLAAALGFTAGALGKIAADVQTLARTEIGEVAEPAVAGRGASSAMPHKRNPVLATLVRSAALQVPALAGGLTQLLVSEDERSAGGWHAEWLLLRECLRLVGGAGSTMAELAEGIEVRPERMHDNLRLTGGQVVSERVSAVLAPKLGRTAAKRLLDEASTTARRTGRPLAEALGRLSEIAGVLTAEELAELCAPERYIGAAATLVDRALSQPDAHPADQAPAHPAAR, encoded by the coding sequence ATGAACAGCAGAGCCGACAGGACCGACGCCCCGGTGGACGCCGGGCTGCTCTCCCCGGTACGCGCGGGGACCCCGGTCGAGCGGGTGGTGGACGACGAGGCGTGGCTGGCGGCCATGCTCGACGCCGAGGCCGCGCTCGCCCGGGCGCAGGCGCGCCTGGGCACCGTGCCGCCGAAGGCCGCCGAGACCATCACGGAGGTGGCCCGGGCGGGCGGGCTGGACGTACGGGCGCTGGCCGTCGCGGCCCGCGAGTCGGCCAACCCCGTGGTGGCGTTGGTGCGGATGTTCACCGAGGCGGTGGCGGCCGCCGACCCGACGGCCGCCGAGTACGTCCACCGCGGCTCCACCAGCCAGGACGTCTTCGACACCGCCGCGATGCTGGTCGCGCGCCGGGCGGTGCGGCTGATCCGCGAGGACCTGCGCCGCACCGCGCACGCGCTGGCCCGGCTGGCCGCGGAACACCGCGACACCGTGATGGCCGGGCGCACCCTCGCCCTGCACGCGGTGCCCGTCACCTTCGGACTCAAGGCGGCCGGCTGGCGCCAGCTGGTGCGGGACGCCGACGACCGGCTGGCGCGGGTGGAGCGGGACGGGCTGCCGGTCTCGCTCGGCGGCGCCGCCGGCACGCTGGCCGGATACCTGGAGTACGCGCGCCTGGACTCCGCCGCCCTCCCGGAAGGCTCCGAGGGCGCTGAGGGCTGTGGGGGTTTCGACCCCGCCGGATACGCCGTACGGCTGGCCGACGCGTTCGCCGACGAGACGGGGCTCGCCCGCCCCCGGCTGCCCTGGCACGCGCTGCGCACGCCGATCGCCGACCTGGCGGCCGCGCTGGGGTTCACCGCCGGGGCCCTGGGGAAGATCGCGGCCGATGTGCAGACCCTGGCCAGGACCGAGATCGGGGAGGTCGCCGAGCCCGCCGTGGCCGGCCGCGGCGCCTCCTCGGCCATGCCGCACAAACGCAACCCGGTGCTGGCCACGCTGGTCCGCAGCGCCGCGCTCCAAGTCCCCGCGCTGGCCGGCGGACTGACCCAGCTGCTGGTCTCGGAGGACGAGCGGTCCGCCGGCGGCTGGCACGCGGAGTGGCTGCTGCTCCGTGAGTGCCTGCGCCTGGTCGGCGGCGCCGGTTCGACCATGGCGGAGCTGGCCGAGGGGATCGAGGTGCGGCCCGAGCGGATGCACGACAACCTCCGCCTCACCGGCGGCCAGGTCGTCTCCGAACGCGTCAGCGCCGTGCTCGCCCCGAAGCTGGGCAGGACGGCCGCCAAACGCCTCCTCGACGAGGCGTCCACGACCGCGCGGCGCACCGGGCGACCGCTCGCCGAGGCCCTCGGACGACTCTCCGAGATCGCGGGCGTCCTCACCGCCGAGGAACTCGCCGAGCTGTGCGCCCCCGAGCGCTATATCGGCGCCGCCGCCACCCTGGTCGACCGCGCCCTCTCCCAGCCGGACGCCCACCCCGCCGACCAGGCACCGGCCCACCCGGCCGCACGGTAA